From a single Bacteroidales bacterium genomic region:
- the mtgA gene encoding monofunctional biosynthetic peptidoglycan transglycosylase has translation DAVVASEDNKFVNHHGFDFGEMREAYRKNKTGKRLRGASTITQQMCKNVFLWEGRSYTRKILEAWYTVWVELLWGKKRIMEVYLNVIEMGKGIYGIGAAAQVYYHKEASQLSREEAAMIATVLPSPRKRNPVRPGNYMIERQAQILSLMDKIGPVKL, from the coding sequence GATGCTGTAGTAGCCAGTGAAGACAACAAATTTGTCAATCATCATGGTTTTGACTTCGGGGAAATGCGTGAAGCATACAGGAAAAATAAAACAGGTAAGCGATTGAGGGGAGCCAGTACCATTACCCAACAGATGTGTAAAAATGTCTTTTTATGGGAAGGACGTAGCTATACCCGTAAGATACTGGAAGCCTGGTACACCGTATGGGTGGAGTTGCTATGGGGTAAAAAACGCATAATGGAAGTTTACCTGAATGTGATAGAGATGGGGAAAGGAATATATGGTATCGGGGCTGCCGCACAGGTTTATTACCATAAGGAAGCATCTCAATTGTCCCGCGAGGAAGCGGCTATGATCGCAACGGTACTGCCTTCTCCCAGGAAGCGGAATCCTGTCCGTCCCGGTAATTATATGATTGAACGGCAGGCACAGATACTTTCATTGATGGATAAAATAGGACCTGTGAAATTGTAA